One genomic window of Nicotiana sylvestris chromosome 10, ASM39365v2, whole genome shotgun sequence includes the following:
- the LOC138878949 gene encoding uncharacterized protein: MDQDRARESRQAKTHVLVPIELDESMKLIEVNIPLIDALKEMPGYAKMMNDLMSRKFDFQDLATVTRTQTHSVVVTRPIAEKLSHPGSFTIPCTIGNFAFTKALCDLGDSINLMPLAIYKRLGIGRARLTYMLLKLADRTVKRPSGILDDMLIQVGKVVFPADFVILDCKVDEEIPIILGRSFLASRRALIDCETRELKMRLNDEEITFNVQKSMRRPSEFANCSLIDAVDVIVEADDEMLTIEDPLAA, encoded by the exons ATGGATCAAGATAGGGCTCGAGAAAGCAGACAGGCTAAGACACATGTACtagtgcccattgagctagatgagtCAATGAAACTGATAGAG gtaaatattccattgattgatgctttgaaggagatgcctggttatgcaaaaatgatgaacgacttgatgtcccgaaaattcgatttccaagacttggccacggtGACTCGTACTCAGACCCACAGTGTggtggtgactagaccaattgctGAGAAGTTGTCTCAcccagggagtttcacaattccaTGTACGATTGGTAACTTTGCTTTCACCaaagcactttgtgatttgggggatagcataaatcttatgcccctagcgatctataagaggttggggattggaagagctagactaACTTATATGTTGTTGAAGCTAGCTGACAGGACCGTGAAAAGACCTTCTGGTATcttggatgatatgttgattcaggtagggaaagttgtgttccctgcagattttgtgattctagattgcaaggtggatgaagaaattcccataattttgggaaggtcgTTCTTGGCCAGtaggagagctctcattgattgtgagactagggagctcaagatgaggttgaacgatgaggagataacattcaatgtgcagaaatctatgaggcgaccaagtgaattcgccaattgttctcttattgatgccgtggatgtaatcgtagaaGCTGATGATGAGATGCTGACTATTGAGGACCCTCTTGCTGCATAA